A stretch of Saccharothrix texasensis DNA encodes these proteins:
- the sigM gene encoding RNA polymerase sigma factor SigM, with product MTAAASSDADLITAHAAGDPHAFSELVRRHRDRMWAVALRTLRDPEEAADALQEAFISAFRAAASFRAESQVTTWLHRIVVNACLDRMRRRQTRPTVPLPEAGPGEPVAPRDAMAERETRLVVQAALNELPEEQRAPIVLVDVEGYSVAETAKLLGIAEGTVKSRCARGRAKLAKVLGHLRNQSADANVPLNNDVQVQQGRQLEER from the coding sequence GTGACCGCCGCAGCCAGCTCGGACGCAGACCTCATCACGGCGCACGCCGCGGGTGACCCGCACGCCTTCTCCGAGCTCGTGCGCAGGCACCGAGATCGCATGTGGGCCGTCGCGCTGCGCACGCTGCGCGACCCCGAGGAGGCCGCGGACGCGCTGCAGGAGGCGTTCATCTCGGCCTTCCGGGCGGCCGCGAGCTTCCGGGCCGAGTCCCAGGTCACCACCTGGCTGCACCGAATAGTCGTGAACGCCTGCCTGGACCGGATGCGCAGGCGACAAACCAGGCCGACCGTGCCGCTCCCCGAGGCGGGCCCCGGCGAACCGGTGGCGCCCCGCGACGCGATGGCCGAGCGGGAGACCCGGCTGGTCGTCCAGGCGGCCCTCAACGAGCTGCCGGAGGAGCAGCGCGCCCCGATCGTGCTGGTCGACGTGGAGGGCTACTCGGTGGCCGAAACGGCCAAGCTGCTGGGTATCGCGGAGGGCACGGTGAAGTCGAGGTGCGCCCGCGGACGGGCCAAGCTCGCCAAAGTTCTGGGGCACCTCCGGAACCAGAGTGCAGATGCGAACGTCCCACTGAACAACGATGTGCAGGTGCAACAGGGACGTCAGTTGGAGGAACGATGA
- the trxB gene encoding thioredoxin-disulfide reductase, producing MSDVRNLIVVGSGPAGYTAAVYAARAQLEPLVFEGSQYGGALMTTTEVENYPGFRDGIMGPDLMEQMREQAKRFGAELRAEDVEGLELDGPVKYVTANGKRYAARSVILAMGAAARYLHVPGEQELLGRGVSSCATCDGFFFRDQDIAVIGGGDSAMEEATFLTKFARTVTIIHRREEFRASKIMLERARSNEKIKWLLNAEVVEVLGQDAGTVSGVKTRDTRTGEVSEHPFTGFFVAIGHDPRSELVKGQVELDGEGYVQVVGRTTHTNVDGVFGAGDLVDHTYRQAITAAGSGCAAAIDAERWLAEHGTTEAAVTAEHVGGGYGEPVSTS from the coding sequence GTGTCGGACGTTCGGAACCTGATCGTCGTGGGATCGGGGCCCGCCGGGTACACCGCGGCGGTCTACGCGGCGCGTGCCCAGCTCGAACCGCTGGTGTTCGAGGGCTCGCAGTACGGCGGCGCGCTGATGACCACGACCGAAGTCGAGAACTACCCCGGTTTCCGCGACGGCATCATGGGCCCCGACCTCATGGAGCAGATGCGGGAGCAGGCCAAGCGCTTCGGCGCCGAGCTGCGCGCGGAGGACGTCGAGGGCCTCGAGCTCGACGGCCCGGTGAAGTACGTCACCGCGAACGGCAAGCGGTACGCCGCCCGCTCGGTGATCCTGGCCATGGGCGCCGCGGCGCGCTACCTGCACGTCCCCGGCGAGCAGGAGCTGCTCGGCCGCGGCGTGTCGTCCTGCGCCACGTGCGACGGCTTCTTCTTCCGCGACCAGGACATCGCGGTGATCGGCGGCGGCGACTCGGCGATGGAGGAGGCGACGTTCCTCACCAAGTTCGCCCGGACCGTCACGATCATCCACCGCCGCGAGGAGTTCCGCGCCTCCAAGATCATGCTGGAGCGCGCGCGGAGCAACGAGAAGATCAAGTGGCTGCTGAACGCCGAGGTCGTCGAGGTGCTGGGCCAGGACGCCGGCACGGTGTCCGGCGTGAAGACCCGCGACACCCGCACGGGTGAGGTGAGCGAGCACCCGTTCACCGGCTTCTTCGTCGCCATCGGCCACGACCCCCGCAGCGAGCTGGTCAAGGGCCAGGTCGAGCTGGACGGCGAGGGCTACGTCCAGGTCGTCGGCCGCACGACTCACACGAACGTGGACGGCGTGTTCGGCGCGGGCGACCTCGTCGACCACACCTACCGCCAGGCGATCACCGCCGCCGGTTCGGGCTGCGCCGCCGCGATCGACGCGGAGCGCTGGCTCGCCGAGCACGGGACCACGGAGGCCGCCGTCACCGCCGAGCACGTCGGCGGGGGCTACGGCGAGCCCGTCTCCACCAGCTGA